One window of Triplophysa rosa linkage group LG10, Trosa_1v2, whole genome shotgun sequence genomic DNA carries:
- the siva1 gene encoding apoptosis regulatory protein Siva codes for MPKRSYPFSETFSSQYKLHVGQKEMNHYGVFGPKYRQEVYEKTKNLLFNGTKSVMSRIWKADGEEKPSDIPVSDPSSASSALGHQTLLKGQTLIGTDGRLQKANAVPGSAAAPTACCVCQRVSGSRQPCVQCERSACPACTLQCSSCSSHCCNLCAVTDYSERYDRVLCVGCSS; via the exons ATGCCGAAACGCTCGTATCCGTTCAGCGAAACCTTCTCCTCCCAGTATAAACTTCATGTTGGGCAAAAAGAAATGAACCATTACGGAGTTTTTGGACCGAAATACAGACAAGAGGTTTAcg AGAAAACCAAAAATCTGCTGTTCAACGGGACCAAGTCAGTGATGAGTCGAATCTGGAAGGCAGATGGGGAGGAGAAACCGTCAGACATCCCGGTGTCTGATCCATCTTCCGCATCCTCCGCACTAGGGCATCAGACTCTTCTGAAAGGCCAAACGCTTATCGGCACAGATGGGAGATTACAGAAAGCAAACGCCGTTCCAG GTTCTGCAGCGGCTCCTAcagcgtgttgtgtgtgtcagAGGGTCTCTGGGTCGAGGCAGCCCTGCGTGCAGTGTGAGCGGTCTGCGTGTCCTGCGTGCACCCTGCAATGCTCCAGCTGCTCCAGTCACTGCTGCAACTTGTGTGCCGTTACAGA TTACAGCGAGCGTTACGACCGTGTCCTGTGTGTCGGCTGTTCATCCTGA